A window of Pedobacter lusitanus contains these coding sequences:
- a CDS encoding GNAT family N-acetyltransferase, with translation MKITTLENVDTGSLAETFNLSFSDYLVPFKITKEQLERKIKTESIDLRFSAGAFEDDRLIGFILHGIDHIHGNKVAYNAGTGVIPDERGNKITSKLMEYIIPKLKEQNVTKLKLEVITGNQVAINTYERAGFKITRDYNCYKGQLKTHSGSRFEIRPLLSDDWQLFSSFWDGEPAWQNSVTAMKNAKELHIAIGIFSADQLIGYLIYNPDNHRIHQFAVAPAYRRQGAAKQLFEYISSGEKKEFSVINIDKNLHRIHAFLLTVGYELTIKQYEMELNIS, from the coding sequence ATGAAGATAACAACCTTAGAAAACGTAGATACCGGATCATTGGCAGAAACTTTTAACTTATCATTTTCAGATTATCTGGTCCCCTTCAAAATCACAAAAGAACAATTAGAAAGAAAGATCAAAACCGAAAGCATTGATCTCCGGTTTTCTGCCGGAGCATTTGAGGACGATCGCTTAATCGGATTCATCTTACATGGCATAGATCATATTCATGGAAATAAAGTCGCTTACAATGCAGGCACGGGCGTAATTCCAGATGAAAGAGGAAATAAAATCACTTCAAAACTCATGGAGTATATTATCCCTAAACTAAAAGAACAAAATGTAACCAAACTCAAACTTGAAGTAATAACCGGTAATCAGGTAGCTATCAACACCTACGAAAGAGCCGGTTTTAAAATTACCAGGGATTACAATTGTTATAAAGGTCAGCTTAAAACGCACAGCGGATCAAGGTTTGAGATACGGCCGCTGCTATCTGATGACTGGCAATTATTCAGTTCTTTTTGGGATGGAGAACCAGCCTGGCAAAACTCAGTTACCGCTATGAAAAATGCGAAAGAGCTGCATATTGCCATTGGAATTTTCTCTGCGGATCAGCTAATCGGCTATTTAATTTACAATCCTGATAACCATAGAATTCATCAGTTTGCCGTAGCTCCTGCCTACAGAAGACAAGGAGCAGCAAAACAACTATTTGAATACATCTCTTCAGGAGAAAAGAAAGAATTCTCCGTGATCAATATTGATAAAAACCTGCATAGAATCCATGCATTTTTATTGACTGTCGGATATGAGCTAACGATTAAACAATATGAGATGGAGCTGAATATAAGCTGA
- a CDS encoding VOC family protein: MNIPQEHQTVMPYLMLKNASAFIDFTKTVFNAQPIESMQKPRADGSGLMHAEIMIGTSTIMFCDASEDWQPQTANLFVYVESADETYKKALDAGAESLMGLSDQNYGRTCGIKDQFGNVWWITSIL; encoded by the coding sequence ATGAATATACCACAAGAACATCAGACCGTTATGCCTTATTTAATGCTGAAAAATGCTTCAGCATTTATTGATTTCACAAAAACAGTCTTTAATGCACAACCCATTGAAAGTATGCAGAAGCCAAGAGCCGATGGTTCTGGTTTAATGCATGCTGAAATTATGATCGGAACAAGCACTATTATGTTTTGTGACGCCTCCGAAGATTGGCAGCCACAAACAGCAAATCTGTTTGTATACGTTGAAAGTGCAGACGAAACTTATAAAAAAGCTTTGGATGCAGGGGCAGAATCATTAATGGGACTATCTGATCAGAATTATGGCAGAACCTGCGGTATTAAAGATCAGTTTGGGAATGTTTGGTGGATTACCTCCATTCTTTAG
- a CDS encoding helix-turn-helix domain-containing protein translates to MDQYILTGIISFLSVFISFLFALFLLTVKTEHKLNNRLLACFIIFNGIDISGFFSYYFLQHEPVLEMFRGQTSLLIIPFFYLYVLSVCYADFSLKPKHLLHISPFLLANLIITPRFYLADSTARFLFLDNYNQMPEAIFLQIFILFQLTFYITAIFLVLRKYKKIYLENYTNPASVTYQWLFQFTCLLAAQYFIAALKNLLKYTDYTHIAGWVYPLVGLTALSVLCWFVLKALHHPDLFRGIDSKLKLVSDFIPDSPADMPTADQPASNLPDQDKITALRKFMEQEEPYLEPSLTIQDLAGQMKIQVRDLSILINHQLNQHFFDFINEYRIQKAMAILRDPRKNELNIQEVLYAVGFNSKSTFNFAFKKYTKQTPTQYRNSSLQTR, encoded by the coding sequence ATGGATCAGTATATTTTAACGGGTATTATAAGCTTCCTCTCTGTTTTTATTTCTTTTCTGTTCGCCCTGTTTTTACTCACTGTAAAAACCGAACATAAACTAAATAACAGACTGCTGGCTTGTTTTATCATTTTTAATGGGATTGATATCAGCGGTTTCTTTAGCTACTACTTTCTGCAGCATGAGCCGGTTTTAGAAATGTTCAGAGGACAAACCTCACTGTTAATCATTCCCTTTTTCTATTTATATGTCTTATCAGTCTGTTATGCCGATTTCAGCTTAAAGCCAAAACATCTGCTGCATATAAGCCCTTTTCTGCTGGCTAACCTGATTATAACACCACGTTTTTATCTGGCAGATTCAACGGCGCGGTTCCTTTTCCTGGACAATTACAATCAAATGCCTGAGGCCATTTTCCTCCAGATCTTTATCCTGTTTCAGCTGACCTTCTATATCACTGCGATTTTTCTTGTGCTGAGAAAATATAAAAAGATATACCTGGAAAACTATACAAATCCAGCATCTGTTACTTATCAGTGGTTATTTCAATTCACCTGTCTGTTAGCTGCGCAGTATTTCATTGCTGCCCTTAAAAACCTGTTAAAATATACAGATTATACGCATATAGCAGGCTGGGTATATCCTTTAGTCGGACTTACTGCACTGTCAGTTTTATGCTGGTTTGTTTTAAAAGCGCTGCATCATCCTGATCTTTTCAGAGGGATAGATTCCAAATTAAAATTAGTCAGTGACTTTATACCTGATTCCCCTGCAGATATGCCCACAGCAGATCAGCCAGCTTCAAACTTACCTGATCAGGATAAAATTACGGCGCTGAGAAAATTTATGGAGCAGGAAGAACCTTATCTTGAGCCCTCCTTAACGATTCAGGATCTTGCCGGTCAGATGAAAATTCAGGTACGTGATTTATCCATACTGATTAACCATCAGCTTAATCAGCATTTTTTCGATTTTATCAATGAGTATCGCATTCAAAAAGCCATGGCAATTTTAAGAGATCCCCGGAAAAACGAATTAAATATCCAGGAGGTGCTGTATGCAGTAGGTTTTAATTCAAAATCCACATTCAACTTCGCCTTTAAAAAGTATACGAAACAGACCCCAACACAGTACAGAAACAGCTCATTACAAACAAGATAA
- a CDS encoding SDR family NAD(P)-dependent oxidoreductase has translation MELLAGKIIFLTGGSTGIGFECAKAYANAGATVIIAANSEDSVKQAMTFLGPDHLGVLCDVSKAADVKNAIGLTIGKYGRIDAIHNNAGIAIPSKPLHETTDEEWQNLMDVNLRAVLYTTRFGFEALKNTRGSILNTSSLVGSIGQERHAAYTATKGALNALTKSMALDYAPYKIRVNAVLPAGAWTPMLREWVKEQPEPEFTTAYLNDIHPLGDCPDGDVIADACVFLLSDMARFITGSTLPVSGGAELGYRRT, from the coding sequence ATGGAGCTATTAGCAGGTAAAATCATTTTTCTTACCGGAGGATCAACAGGGATTGGCTTTGAATGTGCAAAGGCCTATGCAAATGCAGGAGCGACTGTTATAATTGCTGCCAATTCTGAGGATTCCGTTAAGCAGGCTATGACATTTTTAGGTCCTGATCATCTTGGTGTATTATGTGATGTGTCAAAGGCTGCAGATGTGAAGAATGCTATCGGCTTAACGATTGGAAAATATGGCAGAATTGATGCTATACATAACAATGCAGGAATTGCCATTCCTTCTAAACCCCTGCATGAAACTACAGATGAGGAATGGCAGAATCTGATGGATGTTAACCTGAGAGCTGTTCTATATACCACGCGTTTTGGTTTTGAAGCGCTAAAAAACACAAGGGGCAGTATTTTGAATACCAGTAGCCTGGTTGGTTCAATCGGGCAGGAAAGGCATGCTGCCTATACCGCTACAAAAGGAGCCTTAAATGCCCTTACCAAATCAATGGCACTAGATTATGCGCCTTATAAAATAAGGGTCAATGCTGTTCTGCCTGCCGGTGCCTGGACGCCCATGCTACGCGAGTGGGTTAAAGAACAACCAGAGCCTGAATTTACTACAGCTTATCTTAATGATATACATCCGCTGGGTGATTGTCCTGATGGTGATGTAATTGCTGATGCTTGTGTATTTCTTCTTTCAGATATGGCCAGGTTTATTACCGGAAGTACTTTACCGGTTAGTGGAGGTGCTGAATTAGGTTATAGGCGGACTTAA
- a CDS encoding enolase C-terminal domain-like protein, translating into MIKKIHVNDARFPLPNGAGSDAIHRDPIYSYAVTNLIDDSGLTGTGFAFTLGEGNDLVCKAAQFYASQLKGRDIEELMSDFGAVFNQLSNEQQFRWLGPHKGIVHLALASVTNACYDLWAKKRGVPLWKLLIDLSPEEIVNTLDLSYLEDELTAEQAIQLFKDNAADKEIRTKVTVKGYPGYDTSIGWFNYSDEKVRENCKKAVAEGFTAMKLKVGSSDPQRDIRRSHIVREVAGDNIKVMLDANQQWTLPQALKICRELQGMNPYWIEEPTHPDDVLAHKILADAIAPTKLALGEHVPNRIVFKNYLQTQSAGFIQADAVRVGGVSEFITISLLSRKYGIPVVPHVGDMGQLHQHLVLFNHISMGHEALFLEHIPHLQKHFVHPVIVEGGFYKTPLEPGSSSDLKSLS; encoded by the coding sequence ATGATCAAAAAAATTCATGTAAATGATGCCAGATTTCCATTACCCAACGGAGCTGGAAGTGATGCCATTCATCGCGACCCTATTTATTCTTATGCGGTAACTAATCTTATTGATGACAGCGGATTAACAGGGACTGGATTTGCATTTACACTGGGCGAGGGTAACGACCTGGTATGTAAAGCGGCACAATTCTATGCTTCGCAACTTAAGGGAAGGGACATTGAAGAGTTAATGTCGGATTTTGGGGCCGTATTTAATCAGTTATCTAATGAACAACAATTTCGCTGGCTGGGACCGCACAAGGGAATAGTCCATCTTGCTCTTGCTTCGGTTACCAATGCCTGTTATGATCTCTGGGCAAAAAAAAGAGGAGTACCACTTTGGAAATTGCTAATTGATTTATCACCTGAAGAAATTGTGAACACACTGGATTTATCTTATCTGGAAGATGAGCTTACAGCAGAACAGGCCATACAGTTATTCAAAGATAATGCTGCTGATAAAGAAATTCGTACAAAGGTCACAGTAAAAGGCTATCCCGGATACGACACTTCCATTGGCTGGTTTAATTATAGCGATGAAAAGGTTCGCGAAAATTGCAAAAAGGCAGTTGCAGAAGGATTTACAGCCATGAAGCTAAAAGTCGGAAGCTCAGATCCTCAAAGAGATATTCGCCGTTCACATATTGTACGCGAAGTGGCCGGAGACAATATAAAAGTCATGCTTGATGCAAATCAGCAATGGACATTACCCCAGGCTTTAAAAATATGCAGAGAATTGCAAGGAATGAATCCTTATTGGATTGAAGAGCCCACCCATCCTGATGATGTGCTTGCGCATAAAATACTGGCCGATGCCATTGCTCCGACTAAACTTGCGCTGGGTGAGCATGTGCCAAACCGGATTGTTTTTAAAAATTATCTGCAAACCCAATCTGCTGGTTTTATCCAGGCTGATGCTGTTCGGGTCGGTGGGGTAAGTGAATTTATTACCATAAGCCTGCTTTCCCGGAAATATGGAATACCTGTGGTGCCTCATGTGGGTGATATGGGACAGCTGCATCAGCATTTAGTGTTATTCAATCATATCTCTATGGGACACGAAGCTTTGTTTCTGGAACATATTCCTCATTTGCAAAAACACTTCGTACATCCGGTAATCGTAGAGGGAGGCTTTTATAAAACACCACTGGAGCCAGGCAGCAGCAGTGATTTGAAATCATTAAGTTAA
- a CDS encoding sodium:solute symporter produces the protein MLKTIDLSISAFYILGILVIGLWAGIRHRRRSKSNAAGTYFLAGKSLKWPAIGLALFATNISTVHLVSLAQSGFSSGLLNGNFEWMAAFTLILLSLFFVPFYIKSGVATLPDFLEKRYDKASRDWLAVISVVSAIIIHIAFSMLAGGIVLKTLFGLNMYVSVIVICLITAVYTIIGGLKAVVVTESIQTVVLLSGAIIISYAAFNKMGGWEPMITVLRDKGEMDKLSMLRPHGDSSGMPWYAVFLGYPILGIWYWCADQTIVQRVLGAKDENHARIGPLFCGFIKILPVFLFVLPGLFAYTLAQSGHLDISSLGLDEKGQVQSKGIYTLMITQLLPSGLVGVLVAALLSGLMSQVSGALNSISTMVSYDMYQRYRPEASDKQLIWAGKVSAGIALIFSLALLPLLDRYESIFSGINDIIAHIAPPITCVFLLGVFWKGASAQSAKLTLWIGSILGVIAFAINKLYPETFIGHTPFMMMAFYLFCICVVIQIFFSYRYPVQHTEESAKLYWKSPWEPLQGVAWKGIGNYKLLSGLLLLTVAVLYYIFR, from the coding sequence ATGTTAAAAACAATAGACTTAAGTATTAGTGCATTCTATATTTTGGGCATTCTGGTTATTGGTTTATGGGCCGGAATCCGTCATCGCAGAAGAAGTAAATCAAATGCTGCCGGAACTTATTTTCTTGCCGGCAAAAGTTTAAAATGGCCTGCTATTGGTCTTGCACTATTTGCCACGAATATCTCTACTGTTCATTTGGTAAGTTTAGCACAAAGCGGATTTAGCAGCGGCCTGTTAAACGGTAATTTTGAATGGATGGCTGCTTTTACACTTATTCTGTTATCATTATTTTTTGTTCCTTTCTATATTAAATCTGGTGTAGCTACTTTGCCTGATTTTCTGGAAAAGCGCTATGATAAGGCAAGCCGCGATTGGCTGGCGGTAATTTCGGTTGTCTCAGCAATCATTATTCACATTGCATTCTCCATGCTTGCCGGGGGTATTGTACTGAAAACTTTGTTCGGCCTTAACATGTATGTAAGTGTAATTGTAATTTGCCTGATCACGGCTGTTTATACGATTATTGGTGGTTTAAAGGCTGTGGTAGTAACCGAATCTATCCAGACGGTGGTTTTACTTAGCGGGGCAATAATAATCAGCTATGCTGCCTTTAACAAAATGGGCGGATGGGAACCGATGATTACAGTACTGAGGGATAAAGGAGAGATGGATAAGCTTTCGATGCTGCGCCCACATGGCGATAGTAGTGGAATGCCCTGGTATGCCGTGTTTTTAGGTTATCCTATTCTGGGGATCTGGTATTGGTGTGCAGATCAGACTATTGTTCAGCGGGTGCTTGGTGCTAAAGATGAGAATCACGCCCGGATAGGTCCATTGTTTTGTGGTTTTATCAAGATTCTGCCGGTTTTTCTTTTTGTATTGCCGGGTTTATTTGCATACACTTTAGCACAATCAGGGCATTTGGATATAAGCAGCCTTGGGTTGGATGAAAAAGGGCAGGTACAGTCAAAGGGTATTTATACATTAATGATTACACAGCTCCTTCCATCAGGTTTAGTCGGTGTTTTGGTAGCTGCACTTTTATCAGGTTTAATGAGCCAGGTTTCCGGGGCGTTAAATTCTATTTCAACTATGGTGAGTTATGATATGTACCAGCGTTATCGCCCTGAAGCTTCGGATAAACAATTAATTTGGGCAGGGAAGGTTTCAGCGGGTATTGCGCTTATATTCTCACTGGCATTGCTACCACTGCTTGACCGGTATGAAAGTATATTTAGTGGTATTAATGATATTATTGCACATATTGCTCCGCCAATAACCTGTGTTTTTTTGCTGGGTGTATTCTGGAAAGGCGCATCTGCCCAATCTGCTAAGTTAACGCTATGGATAGGTTCTATCCTGGGTGTTATTGCATTTGCTATAAATAAGTTATACCCCGAAACATTTATTGGCCATACTCCATTTATGATGATGGCATTTTACCTGTTTTGTATCTGTGTCGTAATCCAGATCTTTTTTTCTTACAGGTACCCGGTTCAGCATACTGAAGAAAGTGCTAAACTTTATTGGAAATCACCTTGGGAGCCTTTACAGGGAGTGGCCTGGAAAGGTATAGGGAATTATAAACTATTATCAGGCTTACTTCTGTTAACCGTGGCTGTACTATATTATATTTTTAGATAA
- a CDS encoding helix-turn-helix domain-containing protein: MNISVNDGPRDIPYNEKGLQIWEEMYACLEMGYSKGNLNNANMCLYHFLATFQYVEKHFSIAEDKDNMIRETIVFMKEKIGCKFKVEDFSVRYKLSVSHFSSMFHRSTGTSPMEYFIQLKIQKTCQLLYTKSITIKEIAFSLGYDDPYYFSRLFKKMMGISPEQYRQTRNLRS; the protein is encoded by the coding sequence TTGAATATTTCTGTAAATGATGGGCCCAGGGATATTCCTTATAATGAGAAAGGACTTCAGATTTGGGAAGAAATGTATGCTTGCCTGGAAATGGGCTATAGTAAAGGCAATCTGAATAATGCCAATATGTGTTTGTACCACTTTCTGGCTACTTTTCAATACGTAGAGAAACATTTTTCAATTGCAGAAGATAAAGATAATATGATTAGAGAAACCATCGTTTTTATGAAAGAAAAGATCGGATGCAAGTTTAAAGTAGAAGATTTTTCTGTTCGTTATAAACTTTCGGTCTCGCATTTTTCAAGTATGTTTCATCGCTCTACCGGAACCTCACCAATGGAATATTTTATCCAGCTTAAAATCCAGAAAACCTGCCAGTTACTTTATACAAAAAGCATCACCATTAAAGAAATTGCATTTAGTTTGGGTTATGATGATCCTTATTATTTTTCCCGTCTGTTTAAGAAGATGATGGGCATCTCGCCAGAGCAATACAGACAGACCAGAAATCTTAGGTCTTAA
- a CDS encoding alpha-L-fucosidase, with protein sequence MRSFSYLIIFLFFSCQLKAQTNLIDPAIKTPKAVLDNFMDQRFGMFIHWGPVTLRGTEIGWSRGINVPADDYDNLYKEFNPVLFNADEWVKTAKDAGMKYLTITAKHHDGFLLWPSAVSDYNIMNSPYKVDVVGLLAAACKKYDIRFCIYFTVLDWHDPNYPFHKPGQKNIDAKADMKKFVLTMKSEIQELVNNYHPYMLWFDGNWESPWKNEYGIDIYTYIKKLDPKVIINNRIGANSEHTKLGPEILGDYATPEQKIGALNMNDPWETCMTICNQWAWKPNDSLKSLKECIQTLAKTAGGNGNLLFNVGPMPDGRIEKRQATRLKEMGNWLKLYGESIYKTKGGPFKPNEIYAATRKGNKLYIHVFDKKSNELILPALHAVLVRKAFLLNGGAINYQQAAGVITLQLPAQLPDQNDSVIVLELNTNAESIPVIS encoded by the coding sequence ATGAGATCTTTTTCCTACCTGATTATTTTTCTATTCTTTTCTTGTCAGCTAAAAGCACAAACCAATCTTATTGATCCCGCAATTAAAACACCGAAAGCAGTCCTGGATAATTTTATGGATCAGCGATTTGGAATGTTCATTCACTGGGGACCTGTAACCTTACGGGGTACAGAAATCGGTTGGAGTCGTGGTATAAATGTTCCGGCTGATGATTATGACAATTTATACAAAGAATTCAACCCTGTTTTGTTTAATGCGGATGAGTGGGTAAAAACTGCTAAAGATGCAGGAATGAAATACCTGACTATTACAGCAAAACATCATGATGGTTTTTTGTTATGGCCAAGCGCGGTCTCTGATTATAACATTATGAATTCTCCTTACAAAGTGGATGTAGTCGGTTTACTGGCAGCAGCCTGTAAGAAATATGACATCAGGTTTTGTATTTATTTTACTGTTCTTGACTGGCATGATCCAAATTATCCTTTTCATAAACCTGGTCAGAAAAATATTGATGCTAAGGCAGATATGAAAAAATTTGTCCTTACGATGAAAAGTGAAATTCAGGAACTTGTAAATAACTATCATCCCTATATGCTTTGGTTTGATGGGAACTGGGAAAGTCCCTGGAAAAATGAATATGGCATAGATATCTATACCTATATTAAAAAGCTCGATCCTAAGGTGATTATTAACAACAGGATAGGTGCAAATAGTGAGCACACAAAACTGGGACCTGAGATTTTAGGCGATTATGCCACACCTGAACAAAAGATAGGGGCACTCAATATGAACGACCCCTGGGAAACCTGTATGACAATTTGTAATCAGTGGGCCTGGAAACCTAATGATTCGTTGAAATCATTGAAGGAGTGTATTCAAACCCTTGCTAAAACTGCGGGAGGAAATGGAAATTTATTGTTTAATGTTGGTCCAATGCCAGATGGAAGAATTGAAAAACGCCAGGCAACAAGACTTAAGGAAATGGGCAATTGGCTTAAACTTTATGGCGAAAGTATTTATAAAACCAAAGGTGGTCCATTTAAACCGAATGAAATATATGCTGCTACCCGCAAAGGAAACAAACTGTATATTCATGTTTTTGATAAAAAATCCAATGAGCTTATCTTACCGGCTCTACATGCGGTACTGGTAAGAAAAGCATTTTTATTGAACGGCGGAGCTATAAATTATCAGCAGGCTGCCGGCGTAATAACACTTCAGTTACCAGCGCAGCTTCCTGACCAAAATGACTCTGTTATTGTGTTAGAACTTAATACAAACGCTGAAAGTATTCCAGTTATTTCTTAA
- a CDS encoding L-rhamnose mutarotase — translation MKRIIIAFFLAYCSFTGCKEPIKPAEPKRFGSVTGLKPEKIAYYKKLHAYVWPAVLKKIKECNIRNYSIYFKKIDSAYYLFSYFEYTGNNFEEDMKKMSRDPDTQRWWKETDPCQQPITGSDKIWSPMEEVFHTN, via the coding sequence ATGAAAAGAATTATTATTGCTTTTTTTCTTGCTTATTGTTCTTTTACGGGATGCAAGGAGCCCATTAAGCCGGCAGAGCCAAAAAGATTTGGCTCGGTAACAGGATTAAAACCCGAAAAAATAGCATACTACAAAAAACTACATGCCTATGTCTGGCCAGCTGTTCTGAAAAAAATAAAAGAATGTAACATTCGTAATTATTCCATTTACTTCAAAAAAATAGACAGCGCTTATTACCTCTTCAGCTACTTTGAATATACAGGTAATAATTTTGAGGAAGACATGAAAAAAATGTCCCGTGATCCGGATACCCAACGCTGGTGGAAAGAGACGGATCCCTGCCAGCAGCCTATAACCGGTTCTGACAAAATATGGAGCCCGATGGAAGAGGTGTTTCACACAAACTAA
- a CDS encoding TonB-dependent receptor domain-containing protein has product MKTIILYALLILPLWASSQVQLKGNVKGNNEPVIWANIILSSPEGKVVAGTLTKEDGSFDLKIKSGSYKIKISYLGFTAQEKDLVIVKDTDLGMITMQPKDGDLQEIKIVAKKKLIEYKTDRLIYNVASSIAASGGNAVGALSTAPGVMIQSKNISILGKGSSRVMIDGRLIELTGDDLINYLNAIAATDIASIEVITNPPAKYEAGGDGGLINIVLKKGIRDSWKNTATMTYDQSTYSFFTLRDNFLYNKDKIKLSMNIGGKLGKLKETESLNTYYPQGLWALNRTGKQKQNNLSGGLAFDYDLSGSTTIGVQYSGNQNNPDTKDLTTIKIGNTSNQLDSLLINDGYNKLTNSSQTYNAHIITRLDTTGKKLSADLDYFNYNSKIDNNFITRTFLPDMKYLNTNQAAKNQSMQDINNYSIKLDMEHPLKFMNLSYGTKLSFINSKADIAYYNTITGDPVLDKTRSNHFEYQENNQAVYVNGNKNITAKLSLQLGLRLENIQTSGYSATANQKTQNNYLKLFPTIYLSYKENENNSFLFNYGRRVNRPVFRDLNPFRSFLNSKSYSEGNPFLQPSYSDNFDFTYVYKENWRTNLFFNITTDGFGIVFNSDPQTNVQTITRQNYFKEYYYGIGQSYTLNLVSWWQSQNLAYLLGSKSVFNKLVNATPKNSAQLYLTTNNTFSLSKETKLQADYFFSSSVKRGLYETGQLSGLNIGIKQSILQNKLQLAALVNDVFNTAYLKNYTSVVNGITQVYGQNNSSRFFRFSLTYSFGNDKINVRQRSFGNDEERKRTD; this is encoded by the coding sequence ATGAAAACAATCATCTTATACGCCCTGCTGATATTACCATTATGGGCAAGTTCTCAGGTACAGTTAAAGGGAAATGTAAAAGGTAACAACGAACCGGTAATCTGGGCAAATATCATCCTCTCAAGCCCCGAAGGCAAAGTAGTAGCTGGTACACTGACTAAAGAAGACGGCTCTTTTGACTTAAAAATCAAAAGTGGTTCCTATAAAATAAAGATCAGTTATCTCGGCTTTACAGCACAGGAAAAAGACCTGGTTATCGTAAAAGATACCGACCTGGGTATGATTACTATGCAACCAAAAGACGGCGACCTGCAGGAGATTAAAATTGTGGCGAAGAAAAAACTGATCGAGTATAAAACAGACCGCCTGATTTATAATGTAGCCAGTAGTATTGCTGCATCAGGTGGTAATGCGGTAGGTGCCCTGAGCACTGCTCCTGGTGTAATGATCCAGAGCAAAAACATCAGCATCCTGGGTAAGGGCTCATCACGTGTGATGATAGACGGACGCCTGATTGAACTAACCGGTGATGATCTGATCAATTACCTGAATGCTATAGCAGCCACTGATATTGCAAGTATAGAAGTTATCACGAACCCACCTGCAAAGTACGAAGCTGGCGGAGATGGCGGACTCATTAATATCGTCCTGAAAAAAGGGATCAGGGATTCCTGGAAAAACACAGCAACAATGACTTATGATCAGAGTACTTATAGTTTTTTCACCCTGAGAGATAACTTTTTGTATAACAAAGACAAAATCAAACTCTCCATGAACATTGGCGGGAAACTGGGTAAGCTGAAAGAGACAGAAAGCTTAAATACTTATTATCCACAAGGATTGTGGGCCCTGAACCGTACAGGAAAACAAAAACAGAATAACCTGTCCGGCGGTCTGGCATTTGATTATGATCTTTCCGGCAGTACAACTATTGGTGTGCAGTACAGTGGCAATCAAAACAATCCGGACACCAAAGATCTGACCACTATAAAAATCGGAAACACCAGTAATCAGCTGGACTCTCTGCTCATTAATGATGGATATAATAAACTGACCAACTCCAGCCAGACTTACAATGCGCATATCATAACCAGACTCGATACCACAGGAAAAAAGCTTTCTGCTGATCTCGACTATTTCAATTATAACTCCAAAATTGATAACAACTTTATCACCAGAACATTTTTGCCTGATATGAAGTATTTAAACACGAACCAGGCAGCAAAAAACCAATCTATGCAGGACATTAATAACTACAGTATCAAACTAGATATGGAACATCCTTTAAAATTCATGAACCTGTCTTATGGAACCAAACTAAGTTTTATCAATAGCAAAGCTGATATAGCTTATTATAATACGATTACCGGCGATCCGGTTTTAGACAAGACCCGTTCCAATCACTTTGAATACCAGGAAAACAACCAGGCTGTATATGTAAACGGAAATAAAAATATAACAGCTAAACTAAGTCTGCAATTAGGTCTTAGACTGGAAAATATACAGACCAGCGGATATTCTGCTACTGCAAACCAAAAAACACAGAATAACTATCTGAAATTATTCCCTACCATTTATCTCTCTTATAAAGAAAATGAAAATAACAGCTTTCTGTTTAATTATGGACGCAGGGTTAACAGACCGGTTTTCAGAGACCTGAATCCATTCCGTTCTTTTCTGAACAGTAAGAGTTATTCAGAAGGGAACCCTTTCCTCCAGCCTTCTTATAGTGATAACTTTGACTTTACCTATGTATATAAAGAAAACTGGAGAACCAATTTATTCTTTAATATTACTACAGATGGTTTTGGTATAGTATTCAATTCAGATCCGCAGACAAACGTGCAGACTATAACCAGACAAAACTACTTTAAGGAATACTATTACGGTATAGGACAAAGTTATACACTTAACCTTGTTTCCTGGTGGCAAAGCCAGAATCTGGCTTACCTGCTGGGTTCAAAAAGTGTGTTTAACAAACTGGTGAATGCAACCCCAAAAAATAGTGCCCAGTTATATTTAACCACAAATAACACCTTTTCTTTAAGTAAAGAAACAAAATTACAGGCCGATTATTTTTTCAGCTCTTCTGTTAAAAGAGGGCTCTATGAAACAGGGCAGCTGTCAGGATTAAATATAGGTATCAAACAAAGCATACTTCAAAATAAGCTGCAGCTTGCTGCATTGGTTAACGATGTCTTTAACACTGCCTACCTGAAAAACTATACCTCTGTTGTCAATGGAATAACCCAGGTATATGGTCAGAATAACAGCAGCAGATTTTTCAGATTCTCGCTGACCTACAGTTTTGGAAATGATAAAATCAATGTCAGACAACGCAGTTTTGGAAATGATGAAGAAAGAAAAAGAACTGATTAA